The DNA window GTTAAGAGATTTTGCTCTTAGAGAAAAAATAGATTTCACATTCGTAGGTCCAGAATTACCTTTAGTTAATGGTATTGTAGACGAATTTCAGAAACATAATCTCAAAATTTTTGGTCCTACAAAACGTGCCGCAGATTTAGAAGGAAGCAAAGCTTTTTCTAAAAAATTTATGCAAGATTATGGTATCAGAACAGCCAAAGCTGCTATTTTTGATTCTTATGTAGAAGCAGACCAATATATCCAAAATCATTCTTATCCTTTGGTGATTAAAGCAAGTGGTTTAGCAAGCGGAAAAGGAGTAGTTATTTGTGAAGACAAAGAAACTGCGCATCACACTTTGCACCAATTCATGATTGAAAGAATTTATGGAGATGCTGGAATAAAAGTTGTCGTTGAAGAGTTTTTACAAGGTTTCGAAGCGTCTATTATTGCTTTTTGGAATGGCGAAAAAGCTTTTCCATGTGTTTCTGCCAAAGATTATAAGAAAGTAGGAAACGGAAATACTGGCGCAAATACTGGTGGAATGGGAACTGTAGCTCCAAGTCCAGAATTTACGGCAGAGCATTTAGCAGATTTTAATAAAAATATTTTAGAACCTACCGTTAAAGGAATTAAAGACAAAGCACTTGATTTTGTAGGGATTATATTTTTTGGCGTTTTGGTACAAGATAATCAATGTTATTTGTTAGAATATAACATGAGATTTGGCGATCC is part of the Cloacibacterium normanense genome and encodes:
- the purD gene encoding phosphoribosylamine--glycine ligase codes for the protein MKVLIIGNGGRESAIAKKLSEDKRISQMFFAKGNATTENLGKNLPYDSVAELRDFALREKIDFTFVGPELPLVNGIVDEFQKHNLKIFGPTKRAADLEGSKAFSKKFMQDYGIRTAKAAIFDSYVEADQYIQNHSYPLVIKASGLASGKGVVICEDKETAHHTLHQFMIERIYGDAGIKVVVEEFLQGFEASIIAFWNGEKAFPCVSAKDYKKVGNGNTGANTGGMGTVAPSPEFTAEHLADFNKNILEPTVKGIKDKALDFVGIIFFGVLVQDNQCYLLEYNMRFGDPETQVIMALLENNLLDVIHDCIEGKDLDLQFSDKKAICLVMCSGGYPGNFEIGYEIQGLDKVKHSNVLFAGAEQIAGKVVTNSGRVLNVVATGDTYEEAREKVYEDAKTLHFDYAFYREDIGKF